In one window of Eggerthella guodeyinii DNA:
- a CDS encoding DMT family transporter, protein MAAADVRAADDAQAQQRPAVRGHALALVTVLVWAVTFVSTKVLLVHLAPIEILFFRFVIGFGALALLRPRILRVQGFKEERWFMLAGATGVTLYYLLENIALTFTTASIVGVVVAAAPLFTGIASAVALKERLRAPFFAGFAVAMAGVCLVSFAGGAAGLAGEDGLGQAGLAGVALALAAAGTWAVYSIVTKKLSTFGYDSILVTRRTFAWGLAFMLPTLPVLGFSPDWASLAAPEMWGNLVFLGLGASALCFVTWNMAVKELGPVKTSLYIYLVPALTVLASAAVLGDPLTPPVIAGVALTIVGLFLSERGK, encoded by the coding sequence ATGGCCGCGGCAGACGTCCGGGCGGCGGACGACGCGCAGGCGCAGCAGCGGCCCGCCGTGCGCGGGCACGCGCTGGCGCTCGTCACCGTGCTCGTGTGGGCCGTGACGTTCGTGTCCACGAAGGTGCTGCTCGTGCATCTCGCGCCCATCGAGATCCTGTTCTTCCGCTTCGTGATCGGCTTCGGCGCGCTCGCGCTGCTGCGCCCGCGCATCCTGCGCGTGCAGGGCTTCAAGGAGGAGCGCTGGTTCATGCTGGCGGGCGCCACCGGCGTCACGCTGTACTACCTGCTGGAGAACATCGCGCTCACGTTCACCACGGCCTCCATCGTGGGCGTGGTCGTGGCGGCGGCGCCGCTGTTCACCGGCATCGCCTCGGCCGTAGCGCTCAAGGAGCGCCTGCGCGCGCCGTTCTTCGCGGGCTTCGCGGTGGCCATGGCGGGCGTGTGCCTGGTCAGCTTCGCGGGCGGCGCGGCGGGGCTGGCGGGGGAGGACGGCCTCGGCCAGGCGGGCCTCGCGGGCGTGGCGCTGGCGCTGGCGGCCGCGGGCACGTGGGCCGTGTACTCCATCGTGACGAAGAAGCTCTCGACGTTCGGCTACGACAGCATCCTCGTCACGCGCCGCACGTTCGCCTGGGGACTTGCGTTCATGCTCCCGACGCTGCCCGTCCTGGGCTTCTCGCCCGACTGGGCCTCGCTCGCCGCGCCCGAGATGTGGGGCAACCTCGTGTTCCTGGGGCTGGGCGCCAGCGCGCTGTGCTTCGTGACGTGGAACATGGCGGTGAAGGAGCTGGGGCCCGTGAAGACGAGCCTGTACATCTACCTCGTGCCGGCGCTCACCGTGCTGGCCTCGGCGGCCGTGCTGGGCGACCCGCTCACGCCGCCCGTCATCGCCGGCGTGGCTCTGACCATCGTCGGGCTGTTCCTGTCCGAGCGCGGCAAGTAG
- a CDS encoding helix-turn-helix transcriptional regulator produces METIEAWNERPDVAGARLADPDMGAENRRIAPFGPCPGVEFVTLEGIVQPFPLHFHDFWTIGQMVGGGRRMRCRAEEHVLGPDDFVLFEPGEVHGCEPVGKAPLAYRSIVVPDELFSQVVGEALGVPGPHRFKTVVTRDVSLSACMARLYAFAWSEGADPLEEEEALLALLARVARCCEGGRPPSPSPVSATASEAAVARARALVDEAYAAELTLADLAQAAGLSRFALIRAFSDETGLTPHRYLQAVRANRARDLLAAGDAPAEAAARAGFSDQAHMTRVFKSFYGVTPGRYRSAARASREGR; encoded by the coding sequence ATGGAAACGATCGAAGCATGGAACGAGCGCCCCGATGTGGCGGGCGCGCGCTTGGCCGACCCCGACATGGGGGCCGAGAATCGGCGCATCGCGCCGTTCGGGCCGTGCCCGGGCGTGGAGTTCGTCACCCTCGAGGGCATCGTGCAGCCCTTCCCGCTGCACTTCCACGACTTCTGGACCATCGGGCAGATGGTGGGCGGCGGTCGTCGCATGCGCTGCCGGGCCGAGGAGCACGTGCTGGGCCCCGACGACTTCGTGCTGTTCGAGCCGGGCGAGGTGCACGGCTGCGAGCCCGTGGGGAAGGCGCCGCTGGCGTATCGCAGCATCGTCGTCCCCGACGAGCTTTTCTCCCAGGTGGTGGGCGAGGCTCTCGGCGTGCCGGGCCCGCATCGCTTCAAGACGGTGGTCACGCGCGACGTGTCGCTGTCGGCCTGCATGGCGCGGTTGTACGCGTTCGCGTGGAGCGAGGGCGCCGACCCGCTCGAGGAAGAGGAGGCCCTGCTCGCCCTGCTGGCGCGCGTGGCGCGCTGCTGCGAGGGCGGCCGGCCGCCCTCGCCTTCCCCCGTCTCGGCGACCGCTTCCGAAGCGGCGGTCGCCCGGGCCCGGGCGCTCGTCGACGAGGCCTACGCCGCGGAGCTGACGCTCGCCGACCTGGCGCAGGCCGCCGGGCTGTCGCGGTTCGCCCTCATCCGCGCGTTCTCCGACGAGACGGGCCTCACGCCCCATCGCTACCTGCAGGCCGTGCGGGCGAACCGTGCCCGCGACCTGCTGGCTGCGGGCGACGCCCCGGCCGAGGCGGCTGCGCGCGCCGGGTTCTCCGACCAGGCGCACATGACCCGGGTGTTCAAGTCGTTCTACGGCGTCACGCCGGGCCGCTACCGCAGCGCCGCGCGCGCTTCGCGCGAGGGGCGCTAG
- a CDS encoding ATP-binding protein produces MIRKIIEIDEAACTGCGLCVTACHEGAIGLVGGKARLLRDDYCDGLGDCLPACPTGAIAFVEREAEAYDEAAVLAAQGRAEADDAEAVAPVAPRPSELASWPVEIKLVPVQAPYFQGAHVLIAADCTAFAYADFHRDFMRGRITLIGCPKLDAVDYSQKLEAVFAGNDIASVTVARMEVPCCGGLEHAARTALERSGKDVPFEVAVISTRGDLLERR; encoded by the coding sequence ATGATACGGAAGATCATCGAGATCGACGAGGCGGCGTGCACCGGCTGCGGCCTGTGCGTGACGGCGTGCCATGAAGGCGCGATAGGCCTGGTGGGCGGCAAGGCGCGCCTGCTGCGCGACGACTACTGCGACGGGCTGGGCGATTGTCTGCCGGCGTGCCCGACCGGCGCCATCGCCTTCGTCGAGCGCGAGGCCGAGGCCTACGACGAGGCGGCCGTGCTGGCGGCGCAGGGCCGGGCGGAAGCGGATGATGCGGAAGCGGTCGCGCCGGTCGCGCCGCGCCCCTCCGAGCTGGCATCGTGGCCGGTGGAGATCAAGCTCGTCCCCGTGCAGGCGCCGTACTTCCAGGGCGCGCACGTGCTGATCGCCGCCGACTGCACGGCGTTCGCCTACGCCGACTTCCATCGCGACTTCATGCGCGGCCGCATCACCCTCATCGGCTGCCCGAAGCTGGACGCCGTCGACTACAGCCAGAAGCTCGAGGCCGTCTTCGCGGGCAACGACATCGCCTCGGTCACCGTGGCGCGCATGGAGGTTCCCTGCTGCGGCGGCCTCGAGCACGCGGCGCGCACGGCCCTCGAGCGCAGCGGCAAGGACGTGCCGTTCGAGGTGGCGGTGATCTCCACGCGCGGAGACCTGCTCGAGCGGCGGTAG
- a CDS encoding ArsR/SmtB family transcription factor: MKQNQSKTAPAPDDGAALAESAHDNGCSCGCAEHAGASGPGPESMPDEELLYDLADLFKVFGDTTRIKMLYALMGQELCVADLAELIGATQSAVSHQLRTLKQARLVKFQRDGKNVIYSLSDDHVYTMLAQGMTHICE; the protein is encoded by the coding sequence ATGAAGCAAAACCAGAGCAAGACCGCGCCGGCCCCCGACGACGGCGCCGCCCTCGCGGAGAGCGCGCACGACAACGGCTGCTCGTGCGGCTGCGCCGAGCACGCGGGCGCGTCCGGGCCGGGGCCCGAGAGCATGCCCGACGAGGAGCTGCTGTACGACCTGGCCGACCTGTTCAAGGTGTTCGGCGACACGACGCGCATCAAGATGCTGTACGCGCTCATGGGCCAGGAACTGTGCGTCGCCGACCTCGCCGAGCTCATCGGCGCCACGCAAAGCGCCGTGTCGCACCAGCTGCGCACGCTCAAGCAGGCCCGCCTCGTCAAGTTCCAGCGCGACGGCAAGAACGTCATCTACTCGCTGTCCGACGACCATGTGTACACCATGCTCGCCCAGGGCATGACCCACATCTGCGAATAG
- a CDS encoding cation transporter, whose translation MRKAFKLQDLDCANCAAKMENGIKNIDGVKSATVSFMTQKLVLEADDDRFDAVLDEAERVCQKIEPDCVILR comes from the coding sequence ATGCGCAAAGCCTTCAAACTCCAGGACCTCGACTGCGCGAACTGCGCCGCCAAGATGGAGAACGGCATCAAGAACATCGACGGCGTGAAAAGCGCCACGGTCAGCTTCATGACGCAGAAGCTCGTGCTGGAAGCCGACGACGACCGCTTCGACGCGGTGCTCGACGAAGCCGAGCGCGTTTGCCAGAAGATCGAGCCGGATTGCGTCATCCTGCGCTAA
- a CDS encoding heavy metal translocating P-type ATPase, which yields MNKKQKRTRNRIILAIALFVVVYVVAELLPLSTWLGSETAALWVEFALFLVPYLIAGYDVLLRAAKNIGHGQVFDENFLMSVATIGAFALVLFPDSDPHMAEGAAVMLFYQVGELFQSYAVGKSRKSIADMMDIAPDFANVERDGQLVQVDPYEVAVGDEIVVKAGERVPLDGVVASGTSQLDTAALTGESVPREVRAGDEIISGCVNMTGLITVRVTKPFGESTVSRILELVENAAEKKAKTENFITRFARYYTPAVVGIAVLLAVVPPLLLGQNWSDWVQRGLIFLVVSCPCALVISVPLSFFGGIGGASRLGILVKGSNYLETLAGTETVVFDKTGTLTDGSFNVVAVHPEADIDPDRLLSIAAHAEAYSNHPIALSVKQAYSGPIDQQRIDDVQEQSGHGVRARIDEHVVLVGNDKLMSECGVGCHDCELTGTILHVSLDGDYIGHIVIADVIKPDAAEAIAALRAAGVKKTVMLTGDRADVAAAVAGELGIDEFRAQLLPQDKVAEVERLLEETHAHGAGKGKLAFVGDGINDAPVLTRADIGIAMGAMGSDAAIEAADVVLMDDKPSNIAKAVHIARKTMGIVWQNIVFALGVKFLVLILAAVGIANMWLAVFADVGVAVIAILNAMRAMNVRK from the coding sequence ATGAACAAGAAACAGAAACGCACGAGGAACCGCATCATCCTCGCCATCGCGCTGTTCGTCGTCGTGTACGTCGTGGCGGAGCTGCTTCCGCTGTCGACGTGGCTCGGCAGCGAGACGGCGGCGCTGTGGGTGGAGTTCGCGCTCTTCCTCGTCCCCTACCTCATCGCCGGCTACGACGTGCTGCTGCGCGCGGCGAAGAACATCGGCCACGGCCAGGTGTTCGACGAGAACTTCCTCATGAGCGTGGCCACCATCGGCGCCTTCGCGCTCGTGCTGTTCCCCGACAGCGACCCGCACATGGCCGAAGGCGCGGCCGTCATGCTGTTCTACCAGGTGGGCGAGCTGTTCCAAAGCTACGCCGTGGGCAAGAGCCGCAAGTCCATCGCCGACATGATGGACATCGCGCCCGACTTCGCCAACGTGGAGCGCGACGGGCAGCTCGTGCAGGTGGATCCCTACGAGGTGGCTGTGGGCGACGAGATCGTCGTGAAAGCCGGCGAGCGCGTGCCGCTCGACGGCGTCGTGGCGAGCGGCACCTCGCAGCTCGACACCGCGGCCCTCACCGGCGAGTCGGTGCCGCGCGAGGTGCGCGCGGGCGACGAGATCATCTCGGGCTGCGTCAACATGACCGGCCTCATCACCGTTCGCGTGACCAAGCCCTTCGGCGAGTCCACCGTGAGCCGCATCCTCGAGCTCGTGGAGAACGCCGCCGAGAAGAAGGCCAAGACCGAGAACTTCATCACCCGCTTCGCGCGCTACTACACCCCGGCGGTCGTGGGCATCGCGGTGCTGCTGGCCGTCGTGCCGCCGCTGCTGCTGGGCCAGAACTGGTCCGACTGGGTGCAGCGCGGGCTGATCTTCCTCGTGGTGTCGTGCCCCTGCGCGCTCGTCATCAGCGTGCCCCTGTCGTTCTTCGGCGGCATCGGCGGCGCCTCGCGCCTGGGCATCCTCGTGAAGGGCAGCAACTACCTGGAGACGCTCGCCGGCACCGAGACGGTCGTGTTCGACAAGACCGGCACGCTCACCGACGGCTCGTTCAACGTGGTGGCCGTGCATCCCGAGGCCGACATCGACCCCGACCGGCTGCTGTCCATCGCGGCGCACGCCGAGGCGTACTCGAACCACCCGATCGCCCTGTCGGTCAAGCAGGCCTACTCGGGGCCCATCGACCAGCAGCGCATCGACGACGTGCAGGAGCAGAGCGGCCACGGCGTGCGGGCGCGCATCGACGAGCACGTGGTGCTCGTGGGCAACGACAAGCTCATGAGCGAGTGCGGCGTGGGTTGCCACGACTGCGAGCTGACCGGCACCATCCTGCACGTGTCGCTCGACGGCGACTACATCGGCCACATCGTCATCGCCGACGTCATCAAGCCCGACGCGGCCGAGGCCATCGCCGCCTTGCGCGCGGCCGGCGTGAAGAAGACCGTCATGCTGACGGGCGACCGCGCCGACGTGGCCGCCGCCGTGGCGGGCGAGCTCGGCATCGACGAGTTCCGCGCGCAGCTGCTGCCCCAGGACAAGGTGGCGGAAGTGGAGAGGCTGCTGGAGGAGACGCACGCGCACGGCGCCGGCAAGGGCAAGCTGGCGTTCGTGGGCGACGGCATCAACGACGCGCCCGTGCTCACCCGCGCCGACATCGGCATCGCCATGGGCGCGATGGGGTCGGACGCGGCCATCGAGGCGGCCGACGTCGTGCTCATGGACGACAAGCCCTCGAACATCGCGAAGGCCGTCCACATCGCCCGCAAGACCATGGGCATCGTGTGGCAGAACATCGTGTTCGCCCTCGGCGTGAAGTTCCTCGTGCTGATCCTGGCGGCGGTGGGCATCGCCAACATGTGGCTGGCCGTGTTCGCCGACGTGGGCGTGGCCGTGATCGCCATCCTCAACGCCATGCGCGCCATGAACGTGAGGAAGTAG